The Leifsonia xyli genomic sequence ACCGCATCGACCGTGAGGTCTGGCAGCGGGACATCCGACGTCGCGAACGCGTCGAGGACGTGGGCTGGCGGATGGTCCGGGTCACCGCATCCGACCTCCAGGACCCCGCGGAACTGATCGCGCGCCTCCGTCAACTCCTCCGCGTCCGCCCATGACGATCGAAGGGCAGGTAGTTGCGGTCGACACGCCGCAAAAGTGCACGACTAGCTGCACTTCAGTGAAAGGTGGGAGGGGCGGGGCGCGGGGGGGAGGAGACGGGGCGGGCTACCAGCGGGGGTGGATGGCGGCCCGGAAGTGGGTGTCGTAGATGCGGTGGACGGCGGCGTCGAAGTCGGCGGGGAGGGAGACGGATGCCGCGGCCGCGTTCGCGCGCGCCTGCTCGGGCGAGCGGGCGCCCGGGATGACGGTGGTCACGCCGTCCTGCGCGACGATCCACGCGATCGCCGCCTGCGCGGGCGTCACGCCCTCTGGGGCGAGGGCCGCGAACTCGCGCGCCGCCTGCACGCCCTCCTCGTAGTCCACACCCGAGAAGGTCTCGCCCACGTCGAACGCCGAGCCGTCGCGGTTGTAGTTCCGGTGGTCGTCCGCCGAGAACGTCGTCTGCTCGGTATACCGGCCGCTCAGCAGTCCTGAGGCGAGCGGCACCCGCGCGATGATGCCCACGCCGGCCTCCCGCGCGGCGGGCAGCACCCGGTCGAGCGGCTTGAGGCGGAAGGCGTTGAGGATGATCTGCACCGTCGCCGTGCCGGGGTGCGCGATCGCGGCGAGCGCCTCGTCCACCGTCTCGACGCTCACGCCGTAGTTCTCGATCGCGCCCTCCTCGACGAGCGTGTCGAGGGCGTCGTAGACCGCCTCGGTCGAGAACACGGGGGTCGGCGGGCAGTGCAGCTGCACGAGGTCGAGGCGGTCGACCCCGAGATTGCGGCGAGAGCGGTCCGTCCACTCCCGGAACTTCGCGAGCGTGAAGTTGGCCGGGTCCTGGGCCTCGCGGCGGCCCATCTTGGTCGCGACCGTCAGCGGCAGCTCGGGATGCTCGGTGACGAAGCGCCCGATGATCTGCTCGCTGCGCCCATCCCCGTAGACGTCCGCGGTGTCGAAGAAAGTGACGCCCGATTCGGCGGCCGCCTCGAGCACGGCGAGGGCGTCGTCTTCGGAGACGTCCCCCCAGTCCGCTCCGAGCTGCCACGTGCCGAGTCCGACGACCGACACCTCCCGTCCGGTTCCGCCGAGGATGCGCTGTTCCATACCGCCAGCGTAGGCGTTTCGCCGGGACTGCAGAACCGGCGGGCACGCGGCCCGCCGGTCCGTCATCGGCCCGCGCACGTCAGGCAGCGGCCTCGGTCACCTCCTGGTTGCGGAAGTGCCCGGCGAGCATCGCCGCGACGCCGACGGCCGCCCACCCGAGGAGCACCAGCCACGGGAAGGCCGCGTCCGCGTCGGGGAAGTACGACAGGTCCCGCAGCAGGGTGACGGAGGCGCCCGGCACGAACCACTGCCCGATCTCGCCCCACGGCCCGACCAGGAACTGCAGCGGCTGCGCAGCGGACGACAGCGGGTTGCCGACCAGCACGGTCAGCACCGCTCCGACCGCGATTCCGATACGGCCGAGCAGCGCGTTCATCCCGACGATGAAGGACGCCGTGGCGAACATCGAGAGCGAGACGGCGAACGCGTTGACCCAGAAGCCGCCCTGCAGGATCCCGAACCACCCTTGCAGGATCCCGGCGACGGCCAGCCCGACCGTGACGGCGTACACCGCGACCGCGGTCAGGCGCCGCCAGCTCCCGGCGACGAGGAGCGAGATGAGCGCGCCGCCGAGCATCCCGCCGAGCACCAGCGGGAAGGCGGATGCGGTGAGGCCGAGCCCGCGGGCGTCGGTGGAGGCGAGCGGAACCACGTCGGTGACCTTCACGGTGATGGTCGGCGCCTGCGTGCCGGCGGGTGCGCCGCCGGCAGCGATCGCCTGCTGCACGGCGGCATCGGCCTGCTGCTGCGCGGACGCCTGGATGCGCGTCGCGACCTGGGCCAGGATCTGGCTGACGGCGGCCCCGTTCGCCGAGGCGGTCAGAACCTCCGGCTGGTCGCCCAGGATGATGGCGCCGTAGACGTCGCGGGTGCGGATGAGGTCGACCGCCTCCTGCCGGTTCGCGACCGTCGTCGGGTCGAAGGCGCCGTCGGCTGCCTTATCGAGCTGCTTCTCGACCGCGGAGACCGTGGCATTGTCCCCCGCGATGGCGATCGGCAGGTCCTTGACCGAGGACGTGATCGTCGGCCAGAGGAAGGCGAGCAGGATGACGACGACCACGGCCGCTGCGCCGAGGGCGAGCAGGACGGACCGCAGCCATGGCGTGTGCGGCGGCTGCGTCGAGCGGGCCGCCGGGGTGGCGTCCTGCGGCGGGCGGGTCAGTGTGGCGCTCATGGTCTCCTCCAAAAACGAATGCTCGTTCTTTATGGTGACCACTCGATCGGGTATTGTCAAGAACGTTCATTCTTTTTGGACGCGAGGAGGCCGCATGCCAAAGGTCACGGAGGAGCACCGCGCCGCCCGCCGCCGGCAGATCGCGGACGCGGCCCTGCGCTGTTTCGCCCGCTCCGGCTTCCAGCAGACATCGATGGCGGACATCATCGCCGAGTCGGGGCTGTCGGCCGGCGCCATCTACGGCCACTACAAGAGCAAGGAGGAGCTGGTCGAGCTTGCGGTGACCGAAGTGCTCGACGCGCGCTTCCTCGATCTCGCCCAGGCGCGCACCCGCGACCCGCAGCCCTCCCCCGCCGAGCTCGTCGCCCTCCTGGTGCACGGGCTCCGCGATCAGATCGGCGACCTGCAGCTCCTCCTCCAGGTGTGGGGCCAAGTGCCGATCAACCCCGCTCTCTCCCGCCTGACCACGAGCATCGGCGGCCGCATCCGGAGGATGTTCGCCGAGTACCTCGTGGAGTGGTACCACCGGCATCGCGGGATGGACGCGGAGGCGGCGCGGACCGCGGGCGAGCAGGACGCATCCCTCTACGTCGGTCTCGTACAGGGCTACGTCGTGCAGACCGTGCTCTTCACCGATTTCGACGGCGACGGCTACCTCGCGTCGGTGGCGCGGATGGATCCCCGCGCCGCCGAAGCGCGACCGGCCTGACGACACGCCTCACCCGAACGCTCAGGCGCCAGGCCACCACGCCGGGGTGAGCCGGCCGACGAGCGCGAGGAACGCATCCACATCCCGGGGCTGCGGCCGGGTCAGCCACACGTCGATCGCGCCGATCGTCCCGTCGGCGAGCCAGCGCGCGATGGCGCGGCGGTCGGTGTCGTCGTCGGCGGGCACGACGAGCGAATGCTGTTCCAGGAGCAGGTCGACCGACCCCTGGAAGTGCTCGCTGAGCATCGCGTGGAGGCTGGCGGATCCGCTCTCGGTGCCGAGCCCGCGCCGGTAGATCGCGTCGTGGCGGTCGACGTGGCTGAGCACCGCCCGCGTCACCCCGATGACCGCGGCGGCCGCGTCCGACGGTTCGACATCGACGAGGTACGCGGCGCGCAGCTCGTCCAGTTCGGACCGCAGGACGCGCTGCAGGAGGTCGGCCGGGGACGCCGCGTACTCGTAGACGGTCGACCGGTGCACTCCCGCCGCAGCGGCGAGCGCCGACACCGTCACGTCGCCCACGGGGCCGCGGGTCGCCAGGTCGAGAACGGCCTCCCGGAGTCGGGCGTAGGTCTTCTGCTGGCGGGCGTCCACCGGACGATCGTACAATGGAGTTATCCGACATGTGTCGGATAACGAAAGGAGATTTCCCATGGCTCAGTACGACGTCGCCGGACGGTCCGCGATCGTGACCGGAGGCGGCTCGGGCATCGGGCGCGCCATCGCCCTCACCCTCGCGGCGAGCGGGGCGGCCGTCCTCGTCACCGACCTGAACGAGGAGAACGCCGATGCGGTCGTGGCGGAGATCGGCGCCGCGGGCGGCACCGCGCGGGCACTCGCCGGCGATGTGACCGACCCGGCCTTCGCCGAGGCCAGCGTCGCAGCCGCGAACGAGCTCGCCCCGCTGCGCATCGCCGTCAACAACGCCGGCATCGGCGGAGCGGCCGCACCGGTCGGCGACTACCCGCTCGACTCGTGGCGCAAGGTCATCGAGGTCAACCTCAACGCCGTCTTCTACGGGATGCAGGCGCAGCTCGACGCGATCGGCGCGAACGGCGGCGGCGCGATCGTCAACATGGCGTCCATCCTGGGCAGCGTCGGCTTCGCGAACTCGTCGGCGTACGTCACGGCGAAGCACGCGCTGCTCGGCCTGACGCAGAACGCGGCACTGGAGTACGCCGGCAAGAACGTTCGTGTTGTCGCGGTCGGCCCCGGCTTCATCCGCACCCCGCTCGTGGCGTCGAACATGGACGCGGACACCCTCGCCTTCCTCGAGGGCAAGCACGCCCTCGGCCGCCTGGGCGAGCCGGAGGAGGTCGCCTCGCTGGTCGCGTTCCTCGCCTCCGATGCCGCCAGTTTCATCACCGGCAGCTACCACCTGGTCGACGGCGGCTACACCGCTCAGTGATCCACAGGGTCCCGTTCTCTGCCGTTCTCCACAGATTCTGGGACGTCTGCCGCGCCCGGTCACGCTCGCTCTAGTGTGAGGAGCGTGACCGAGCACGACACCACCGACCCCCTGTCCGACGAGCTGCTGGAGCGCATCCGCGACCGCGCCGACGCCTACGACCGCGAGAACCGCTTCTTCACCGAAGACCTCGCCGAGCTGGCGGATGCCGGCTATCTGCGGGCGCTCGTGCCAGCGGAGTTCGGCGGCCTCGGACTGAGCCTGGAGCAGACCGCGCGCCTCCAGGTGCGGCTCGCCGGCGCCGCGCCCGCGACCGCGCTGGCCGTCAACATGCACCTGGTCTGGACGGGCATCGCCAAGACCCTCCGCGACCGCGGCGACGACTCTCTGGAGTTCGTGCTGCGCGAGGCGGGCGCCGGAGAGGTCTTCGCGTTCGGGCTGAGCGAGGCGGGCAACGACCTCGTCCTGTTCGGTTCGACGACGGAGGCGCGGCCCCGGCCCGACGGCTCGTACACGTTCCACGGGCGCAAGATCTTCACCTCGCTCTCCCCGGCCTGGACGCGACTCGGCACCATGGGCCTCGACACGACGAGCGCCGACGCGCCGAAGATCGTCTACGGGTTCGTCGAGCGCACCGGTGGCGGTTTCGAAATCCGTGAGGACTGGGACACGCTCGGGATGCGCGCGACGCAGAGCAACACGACCGTGCTCGACGGCGCACACTCCCCGCCGACCGGATCGTCCGGAGGCTGGACCCGGGCCCCAACCCCGATCCGCTGGTCTTCGCGATCTTCGCGAACTTCGAGATCCTGCTGGCCTCGGTCTACACCGGGCTCGGCGCACGCGCGCTCGACCTCGCGGTCGTGGCGGCCCACCGGCGGACGAGCCTCAAGAACGACGGGCGCAGCTACGCCAATGATCCCGACATCCGCTGGCGGGTGGCCGAGGCCGCGATCGAACAGGATGCGCTCCTCCCGCAGCTGGATGCGCTCGCCCGCGACGTCGACACGCTCGCGGATCACGGCCGGCTCTGGTTCCCCAAGCTCGTCGGGCTCAAGATCCGCGCGACCGAGACGGCACGGCGCGTCGTCGATCAGGCGATCCGGGTGTCGGGAGGCTCCACGTTCTTCGCCGGGAACGAGCTCGGCCGGCTGTACCGCGACGTGCTCGCCGGACTCTTCCATCCGTCCGACGCGGAGTCGGCGCACAACACCGTCGCGACGGCCTGGCTCGGCCCGGTCGAAGAGTAAGGCAGGAGAAGACATGCAGCAGATCACGGCGAAGCACTTCGCCGAGCGACTCGAGCGCGGCGCACGGCAGGCGGCGCGAGCGGGGTTCGACGGGCTGATCGTCGCGCCCGGGCCAGACCTGGCGTACTTCGCCGACTACCTCCCGGTCGCGACGACCGAACGCATCACGCTGCTCGTGATCCCGGCCGACGGCGAGCCGTCCTTGCTGGTCCCGCGCTCGAACACGGCGGCGCCGCGCAGACCCGGGCGGCGGGCGCACTGCGGCTGATCGACTGGGCGGACGGCGAGGACGAGTACGTTCCGGCCGCCGGGCTGCTGCGATCGGATGGGCGCTACGCCATCTCGGACGCCACCTGGGCGATGCACCTGCTGGGCCTGCAAGAGAAGCTGCCCGGCGCCCGTTTCGAGGCGATCTCGCACGCGCTGCCGCTGCTCCGAGCGGTCAAGACCGCCGACGAGGTCGACCGGCTCGCAGCAGCGGGCGCTGCCGCCGATGCGACGTTCGAGGACGTCGTGCAGCTGCCGTTCGCCGGTCGCACCGAGCTGCAGGTCGCCGCCGACCTCGACCGGTTGCTGCGCGAGCACGGGCACGCACAGGTCGACTTCACGATCGTGGCCTCCGGGCCGAACGGCGCCGACCCGCACCACGAACCGGGCGAGCGGCTGATCACCGAAGGCGACATGGTGGTGCTCGACTTCGGCGG encodes the following:
- a CDS encoding aldo/keto reductase, with amino-acid sequence MEQRILGGTGREVSVVGLGTWQLGADWGDVSEDDALAVLEAAAESGVTFFDTADVYGDGRSEQIIGRFVTEHPELPLTVATKMGRREAQDPANFTLAKFREWTDRSRRNLGVDRLDLVQLHCPPTPVFSTEAVYDALDTLVEEGAIENYGVSVETVDEALAAIAHPGTATVQIILNAFRLKPLDRVLPAAREAGVGIIARVPLASGLLSGRYTEQTTFSADDHRNYNRDGSAFDVGETFSGVDYEEGVQAAREFAALAPEGVTPAQAAIAWIVAQDGVTTVIPGARSPEQARANAAAASVSLPADFDAAVHRIYDTHFRAAIHPRW
- a CDS encoding short-chain dehydrogenase, whose amino-acid sequence is MAQYDVAGRSAIVTGGGSGIGRAIALTLAASGAAVLVTDLNEENADAVVAEIGAAGGTARALAGDVTDPAFAEASVAAANELAPLRIAVNNAGIGGAAAPVGDYPLDSWRKVIEVNLNAVFYGMQAQLDAIGANGGGAIVNMASILGSVGFANSSAYVTAKHALLGLTQNAALEYAGKNVRVVAVGPGFIRTPLVASNMDADTLAFLEGKHALGRLGEPEEVASLVAFLASDAASFITGSYHLVDGGYTAQ